In the genome of Phycisphaerae bacterium, one region contains:
- a CDS encoding CPXCG motif-containing cysteine-rich protein has translation MKEEASYTCGACGERIVIPVDPSAGARQEYVEDCPVCCRANVIHVEIDAEGEARAWGEAE, from the coding sequence ATGAAAGAGGAAGCCTCCTACACTTGCGGCGCGTGCGGGGAGCGGATTGTGATCCCTGTCGATCCTTCGGCGGGGGCGCGGCAGGAGTATGTGGAGGATTGTCCGGTGTGCTGCCGGGCGAATGTCATTCATGTGGAGATCGATGCGGAGGGGGAGGCGCGGGCTTGGGGGGAGGCGGAGTAG